A single Pan troglodytes isolate AG18354 chromosome 19, NHGRI_mPanTro3-v2.0_pri, whole genome shotgun sequence DNA region contains:
- the AURKB gene encoding aurora kinase B isoform X3: MAQKENAYPWPYGRQTAPSGLSTLPQRVLRKEPVTPSALVLMSRCNVQPTAAPGQKVMENSSGTPNILTRHFTIDDFEIGRPLGKGKFGNVYLAREKKSHFIVALKVLFKSQIEKEGVEHQLRREIEIQAHLHHPNILRLYNYFYDRRRIYLILEYAPRGELYKELQKSRTFDEQRTATIMEELADALMYCHGKKVIHRDIKPENLLLGLKGELKIADFGWSVHAPSLRRKTMCGTLDYLPPEMIEGRTHNEKVDLWCIGVLCYELLVGNPPFESASHNETYRRIVKVDLKFPASVPTGAQDLISKLLRHNPSERLPLAQVSAHPWVRANSRRVLPPSALQSVA; the protein is encoded by the exons GCTCCATCTGGCCTGAGCACCCTGCCCCAGCGAGTCCTCCGGAAAGAGCCTGTCACCCCATCTGCACTTGTCCTCATGAGCCGCTGCAATGTCCAGCCCACAG CTGCCCCTGGCCAGAAGGTGATGGAGAATAGCAGTGGGACACCCAACATCTTAAC GCGGCACTTCACAATTGATGACTTTGAGATTGGGCGTCCTCTGGGCAAAGGCAAGTTTGGAAACGTGTACTTGGCTCGGGAGAAGAAAAGCCATTTCATCGTGGCGCTCAAGGTCCTCTTCAAGTCCCAGATAGAGAAGGAGGGCGTGGAGCATCAGCTGCGCAGAGAGATCGAAATCCAGGCCCACCTGCA CCATCCCAACATCCTGCGTCTCTACAACTATTTTTATGACCGGAGGAGGATCTACTTGATTCTAGAGTATGCCCCCCGCGGGGAGCTCTACAAGGAGCTGCAGAAGAGCCGCACATTTGACGAGCAGCGAACAGCCACG ATCATGGAGGAGTTGGCAGATGCTCTAATGTACTGCCATGGGAAGAAGGTGATTCACAGAGACATAAAGCCAGAAAATCTGCTCTTAGGGCTCAAGGGAGAGCTGAAGATTGCTGACTTCGGCTGGTCTGTGCATGCTCCCTCCCTGAG GAGGAAGACAATGTGTGGCACCCTGGACTACCTGCCCCCAGAGATGATTGAGGGGCGCACGCACAATGAGAAGGTGGATCTGTGGTGCATTGGAGTGCTTTGCTATGAGCTGCTGGTGGGGAACCCACCCTTTGAGAGTGCATCACACAATGAGACCTATCGCCGCATCGTCAAG GTGGACCTAAAGTTCCCCGCTTCTGTGCCCACGGGAGCCCAGGACCTCATCTCCAAACTGCTCAGGCATAACCCCTCGGAACGGCTGCCCCTGGCCCAGGTCTCAGCCCACCCTTGGGTCCGGGCCAACTCTCGGAGGGTGCTGCCTCCCTCTGCCCTTCAATCTGTCGCCTGA
- the AURKB gene encoding aurora kinase B isoform X1: MAQKENAYPWPYGRQTPHPVRCCQRESDQPVTPSRTFHPGHQTKAPSELPPAPSQAPSGLSTLPQRVLRKEPVTPSALVLMSRCNVQPTAAPGQKVMENSSGTPNILTRHFTIDDFEIGRPLGKGKFGNVYLAREKKSHFIVALKVLFKSQIEKEGVEHQLRREIEIQAHLHHPNILRLYNYFYDRRRIYLILEYAPRGELYKELQKSRTFDEQRTATIMEELADALMYCHGKKVIHRDIKPENLLLGLKGELKIADFGWSVHAPSLRRKTMCGTLDYLPPEMIEGRTHNEKVDLWCIGVLCYELLVGNPPFESASHNETYRRIVKVDLKFPASVPTGAQDLISKLLRHNPSERLPLAQVSAHPWVRANSRRVLPPSALQSVA; this comes from the exons CACATTCCACCCCGGTCATCAGACAAAGGCACCCTCAGAGCTACCCCCTGCTCCTTCTCAGGCTCCATCTGGCCTGAGCACCCTGCCCCAGCGAGTCCTCCGGAAAGAGCCTGTCACCCCATCTGCACTTGTCCTCATGAGCCGCTGCAATGTCCAGCCCACAG CTGCCCCTGGCCAGAAGGTGATGGAGAATAGCAGTGGGACACCCAACATCTTAAC GCGGCACTTCACAATTGATGACTTTGAGATTGGGCGTCCTCTGGGCAAAGGCAAGTTTGGAAACGTGTACTTGGCTCGGGAGAAGAAAAGCCATTTCATCGTGGCGCTCAAGGTCCTCTTCAAGTCCCAGATAGAGAAGGAGGGCGTGGAGCATCAGCTGCGCAGAGAGATCGAAATCCAGGCCCACCTGCA CCATCCCAACATCCTGCGTCTCTACAACTATTTTTATGACCGGAGGAGGATCTACTTGATTCTAGAGTATGCCCCCCGCGGGGAGCTCTACAAGGAGCTGCAGAAGAGCCGCACATTTGACGAGCAGCGAACAGCCACG ATCATGGAGGAGTTGGCAGATGCTCTAATGTACTGCCATGGGAAGAAGGTGATTCACAGAGACATAAAGCCAGAAAATCTGCTCTTAGGGCTCAAGGGAGAGCTGAAGATTGCTGACTTCGGCTGGTCTGTGCATGCTCCCTCCCTGAG GAGGAAGACAATGTGTGGCACCCTGGACTACCTGCCCCCAGAGATGATTGAGGGGCGCACGCACAATGAGAAGGTGGATCTGTGGTGCATTGGAGTGCTTTGCTATGAGCTGCTGGTGGGGAACCCACCCTTTGAGAGTGCATCACACAATGAGACCTATCGCCGCATCGTCAAG GTGGACCTAAAGTTCCCCGCTTCTGTGCCCACGGGAGCCCAGGACCTCATCTCCAAACTGCTCAGGCATAACCCCTCGGAACGGCTGCCCCTGGCCCAGGTCTCAGCCCACCCTTGGGTCCGGGCCAACTCTCGGAGGGTGCTGCCTCCCTCTGCCCTTCAATCTGTCGCCTGA
- the AURKB gene encoding aurora kinase B isoform X2 — protein sequence MAQKENAYPWPYGRQTPHPVRCCQRESDQPVTPSRTFHPGHQTKAPSELPPAPSQAPSGLSTLPQRVLRKEPVTPSALVLMSRCNVQPTAAPGQKVMENSSGTPNILTRHFTIDDFEIGRPLGKALLCLWPEASSVSSPSHPNILRLYNYFYDRRRIYLILEYAPRGELYKELQKSRTFDEQRTATIMEELADALMYCHGKKVIHRDIKPENLLLGLKGELKIADFGWSVHAPSLRRKTMCGTLDYLPPEMIEGRTHNEKVDLWCIGVLCYELLVGNPPFESASHNETYRRIVKVDLKFPASVPTGAQDLISKLLRHNPSERLPLAQVSAHPWVRANSRRVLPPSALQSVA from the exons CACATTCCACCCCGGTCATCAGACAAAGGCACCCTCAGAGCTACCCCCTGCTCCTTCTCAGGCTCCATCTGGCCTGAGCACCCTGCCCCAGCGAGTCCTCCGGAAAGAGCCTGTCACCCCATCTGCACTTGTCCTCATGAGCCGCTGCAATGTCCAGCCCACAG CTGCCCCTGGCCAGAAGGTGATGGAGAATAGCAGTGGGACACCCAACATCTTAAC GCGGCACTTCACAATTGATGACTTTGAGATTGGGCGTCCTCTGGGCAAAG CTCTTTTATGCCTTTGGCCTGAGGCCTCCTCTGTCTCTTCCCCCAGCCATCCCAACATCCTGCGTCTCTACAACTATTTTTATGACCGGAGGAGGATCTACTTGATTCTAGAGTATGCCCCCCGCGGGGAGCTCTACAAGGAGCTGCAGAAGAGCCGCACATTTGACGAGCAGCGAACAGCCACG ATCATGGAGGAGTTGGCAGATGCTCTAATGTACTGCCATGGGAAGAAGGTGATTCACAGAGACATAAAGCCAGAAAATCTGCTCTTAGGGCTCAAGGGAGAGCTGAAGATTGCTGACTTCGGCTGGTCTGTGCATGCTCCCTCCCTGAG GAGGAAGACAATGTGTGGCACCCTGGACTACCTGCCCCCAGAGATGATTGAGGGGCGCACGCACAATGAGAAGGTGGATCTGTGGTGCATTGGAGTGCTTTGCTATGAGCTGCTGGTGGGGAACCCACCCTTTGAGAGTGCATCACACAATGAGACCTATCGCCGCATCGTCAAG GTGGACCTAAAGTTCCCCGCTTCTGTGCCCACGGGAGCCCAGGACCTCATCTCCAAACTGCTCAGGCATAACCCCTCGGAACGGCTGCCCCTGGCCCAGGTCTCAGCCCACCCTTGGGTCCGGGCCAACTCTCGGAGGGTGCTGCCTCCCTCTGCCCTTCAATCTGTCGCCTGA
- the AURKB gene encoding aurora kinase B isoform X4, with amino-acid sequence MAQKENAYPWPYGRQTAPSGLSTLPQRVLRKEPVTPSALVLMSRCNVQPTAAPGQKVMENSSGTPNILTRHFTIDDFEIGRPLGKALLCLWPEASSVSSPSHPNILRLYNYFYDRRRIYLILEYAPRGELYKELQKSRTFDEQRTATIMEELADALMYCHGKKVIHRDIKPENLLLGLKGELKIADFGWSVHAPSLRRKTMCGTLDYLPPEMIEGRTHNEKVDLWCIGVLCYELLVGNPPFESASHNETYRRIVKVDLKFPASVPTGAQDLISKLLRHNPSERLPLAQVSAHPWVRANSRRVLPPSALQSVA; translated from the exons GCTCCATCTGGCCTGAGCACCCTGCCCCAGCGAGTCCTCCGGAAAGAGCCTGTCACCCCATCTGCACTTGTCCTCATGAGCCGCTGCAATGTCCAGCCCACAG CTGCCCCTGGCCAGAAGGTGATGGAGAATAGCAGTGGGACACCCAACATCTTAAC GCGGCACTTCACAATTGATGACTTTGAGATTGGGCGTCCTCTGGGCAAAG CTCTTTTATGCCTTTGGCCTGAGGCCTCCTCTGTCTCTTCCCCCAGCCATCCCAACATCCTGCGTCTCTACAACTATTTTTATGACCGGAGGAGGATCTACTTGATTCTAGAGTATGCCCCCCGCGGGGAGCTCTACAAGGAGCTGCAGAAGAGCCGCACATTTGACGAGCAGCGAACAGCCACG ATCATGGAGGAGTTGGCAGATGCTCTAATGTACTGCCATGGGAAGAAGGTGATTCACAGAGACATAAAGCCAGAAAATCTGCTCTTAGGGCTCAAGGGAGAGCTGAAGATTGCTGACTTCGGCTGGTCTGTGCATGCTCCCTCCCTGAG GAGGAAGACAATGTGTGGCACCCTGGACTACCTGCCCCCAGAGATGATTGAGGGGCGCACGCACAATGAGAAGGTGGATCTGTGGTGCATTGGAGTGCTTTGCTATGAGCTGCTGGTGGGGAACCCACCCTTTGAGAGTGCATCACACAATGAGACCTATCGCCGCATCGTCAAG GTGGACCTAAAGTTCCCCGCTTCTGTGCCCACGGGAGCCCAGGACCTCATCTCCAAACTGCTCAGGCATAACCCCTCGGAACGGCTGCCCCTGGCCCAGGTCTCAGCCCACCCTTGGGTCCGGGCCAACTCTCGGAGGGTGCTGCCTCCCTCTGCCCTTCAATCTGTCGCCTGA
- the AURKB gene encoding aurora kinase B isoform X7, which produces MPPAGSSTRSCRRAAHLTSSEQPRSGRIMEELADALMYCHGKKVIHRDIKPENLLLGLKGELKIADFGWSVHAPSLRRKTMCGTLDYLPPEMIEGRTHNEKVDLWCIGVLCYELLVGNPPFESASHNETYRRIVKVDLKFPASVPTGAQDLISKLLRHNPSERLPLAQVSAHPWVRANSRRVLPPSALQSVA; this is translated from the exons ATGCCCCCCGCGGGGAGCTCTACAAGGAGCTGCAGAAGAGCCGCACATTTGACGAGCAGCGAACAGCCACGGTCCGGGCGG ATCATGGAGGAGTTGGCAGATGCTCTAATGTACTGCCATGGGAAGAAGGTGATTCACAGAGACATAAAGCCAGAAAATCTGCTCTTAGGGCTCAAGGGAGAGCTGAAGATTGCTGACTTCGGCTGGTCTGTGCATGCTCCCTCCCTGAG GAGGAAGACAATGTGTGGCACCCTGGACTACCTGCCCCCAGAGATGATTGAGGGGCGCACGCACAATGAGAAGGTGGATCTGTGGTGCATTGGAGTGCTTTGCTATGAGCTGCTGGTGGGGAACCCACCCTTTGAGAGTGCATCACACAATGAGACCTATCGCCGCATCGTCAAG GTGGACCTAAAGTTCCCCGCTTCTGTGCCCACGGGAGCCCAGGACCTCATCTCCAAACTGCTCAGGCATAACCCCTCGGAACGGCTGCCCCTGGCCCAGGTCTCAGCCCACCCTTGGGTCCGGGCCAACTCTCGGAGGGTGCTGCCTCCCTCTGCCCTTCAATCTGTCGCCTGA
- the AURKB gene encoding aurora kinase B isoform X6 — translation MSRCNVQPTAAPGQKVMENSSGTPNILTRHFTIDDFEIGRPLGKALLCLWPEASSVSSPSHPNILRLYNYFYDRRRIYLILEYAPRGELYKELQKSRTFDEQRTATIMEELADALMYCHGKKVIHRDIKPENLLLGLKGELKIADFGWSVHAPSLRRKTMCGTLDYLPPEMIEGRTHNEKVDLWCIGVLCYELLVGNPPFESASHNETYRRIVKVDLKFPASVPTGAQDLISKLLRHNPSERLPLAQVSAHPWVRANSRRVLPPSALQSVA, via the exons ATGAGCCGCTGCAATGTCCAGCCCACAG CTGCCCCTGGCCAGAAGGTGATGGAGAATAGCAGTGGGACACCCAACATCTTAAC GCGGCACTTCACAATTGATGACTTTGAGATTGGGCGTCCTCTGGGCAAAG CTCTTTTATGCCTTTGGCCTGAGGCCTCCTCTGTCTCTTCCCCCAGCCATCCCAACATCCTGCGTCTCTACAACTATTTTTATGACCGGAGGAGGATCTACTTGATTCTAGAGTATGCCCCCCGCGGGGAGCTCTACAAGGAGCTGCAGAAGAGCCGCACATTTGACGAGCAGCGAACAGCCACG ATCATGGAGGAGTTGGCAGATGCTCTAATGTACTGCCATGGGAAGAAGGTGATTCACAGAGACATAAAGCCAGAAAATCTGCTCTTAGGGCTCAAGGGAGAGCTGAAGATTGCTGACTTCGGCTGGTCTGTGCATGCTCCCTCCCTGAG GAGGAAGACAATGTGTGGCACCCTGGACTACCTGCCCCCAGAGATGATTGAGGGGCGCACGCACAATGAGAAGGTGGATCTGTGGTGCATTGGAGTGCTTTGCTATGAGCTGCTGGTGGGGAACCCACCCTTTGAGAGTGCATCACACAATGAGACCTATCGCCGCATCGTCAAG GTGGACCTAAAGTTCCCCGCTTCTGTGCCCACGGGAGCCCAGGACCTCATCTCCAAACTGCTCAGGCATAACCCCTCGGAACGGCTGCCCCTGGCCCAGGTCTCAGCCCACCCTTGGGTCCGGGCCAACTCTCGGAGGGTGCTGCCTCCCTCTGCCCTTCAATCTGTCGCCTGA
- the AURKB gene encoding aurora kinase B isoform X5: MSRCNVQPTAAPGQKVMENSSGTPNILTRHFTIDDFEIGRPLGKGKFGNVYLAREKKSHFIVALKVLFKSQIEKEGVEHQLRREIEIQAHLHHPNILRLYNYFYDRRRIYLILEYAPRGELYKELQKSRTFDEQRTATIMEELADALMYCHGKKVIHRDIKPENLLLGLKGELKIADFGWSVHAPSLRRKTMCGTLDYLPPEMIEGRTHNEKVDLWCIGVLCYELLVGNPPFESASHNETYRRIVKVDLKFPASVPTGAQDLISKLLRHNPSERLPLAQVSAHPWVRANSRRVLPPSALQSVA; this comes from the exons ATGAGCCGCTGCAATGTCCAGCCCACAG CTGCCCCTGGCCAGAAGGTGATGGAGAATAGCAGTGGGACACCCAACATCTTAAC GCGGCACTTCACAATTGATGACTTTGAGATTGGGCGTCCTCTGGGCAAAGGCAAGTTTGGAAACGTGTACTTGGCTCGGGAGAAGAAAAGCCATTTCATCGTGGCGCTCAAGGTCCTCTTCAAGTCCCAGATAGAGAAGGAGGGCGTGGAGCATCAGCTGCGCAGAGAGATCGAAATCCAGGCCCACCTGCA CCATCCCAACATCCTGCGTCTCTACAACTATTTTTATGACCGGAGGAGGATCTACTTGATTCTAGAGTATGCCCCCCGCGGGGAGCTCTACAAGGAGCTGCAGAAGAGCCGCACATTTGACGAGCAGCGAACAGCCACG ATCATGGAGGAGTTGGCAGATGCTCTAATGTACTGCCATGGGAAGAAGGTGATTCACAGAGACATAAAGCCAGAAAATCTGCTCTTAGGGCTCAAGGGAGAGCTGAAGATTGCTGACTTCGGCTGGTCTGTGCATGCTCCCTCCCTGAG GAGGAAGACAATGTGTGGCACCCTGGACTACCTGCCCCCAGAGATGATTGAGGGGCGCACGCACAATGAGAAGGTGGATCTGTGGTGCATTGGAGTGCTTTGCTATGAGCTGCTGGTGGGGAACCCACCCTTTGAGAGTGCATCACACAATGAGACCTATCGCCGCATCGTCAAG GTGGACCTAAAGTTCCCCGCTTCTGTGCCCACGGGAGCCCAGGACCTCATCTCCAAACTGCTCAGGCATAACCCCTCGGAACGGCTGCCCCTGGCCCAGGTCTCAGCCCACCCTTGGGTCCGGGCCAACTCTCGGAGGGTGCTGCCTCCCTCTGCCCTTCAATCTGTCGCCTGA